The following are encoded together in the Bradysia coprophila strain Holo2 unplaced genomic scaffold, BU_Bcop_v1 contig_94, whole genome shotgun sequence genome:
- the LOC119085307 gene encoding ring canal kelch homolog isoform X1, with translation MLSLGALLTKYTFGVMSNFHPICNGSAPEGTLERGSGLHLFRYASQNSLDESSQNKVPRSNKDKTTGSYRNNQHTVKSFDSMNEMRKQNLLCDVTLVAEGMEISAHKMVLASCSPYFYAMFTGFEESRQDRITLQGVDYHALQLLIEYVYTSLVEVTEDNVQVLLTAANLLQLTDVRDACCDYLQSQLDPSNCLGIRDFADMHGCIDLLNYADNYIEQHFAEVVQYDEFLNLTHDQVGNLIKSDRLMVTSEEKVYESVITWIQFDSTLRQDYLAELMAHVRLPLLTQEYLVTRVENEPLLKVDLMCKDFIIEALKYHLLKGEAKNSFKTPRTIPRQSIGMPKILLVIGGQAPKAIRSVECYDLREEKWYQAAEMPTRRCRAGLAVLGEKVYAVGGFNGSLRVRTVDVYDPTTDTWSQCSSMEARRSTLGVAVLNGCIYAVGGFDGSTGLSSAEIFDVRTQEWRMIATMSTRRSSVGVGVVNNLLYAVGGYDGASRQCLSTVERYNSASNTWSQIAEMTARRSGAGVGVLNNILYAVGGHDGPLVRKSVESYNPDTNTWTPVADMSFCRRNAGVVAHENMLYVVGGDDGTSNLSSVEVYCPETDVWRILPANMGIGRSYAGVCMIDKPLUMEQQGAAARYANCGDDENSQAEGTTSEGAVGYQPTDANANANNNTSNPHYENIYESIDAAAAAAPAENININLQPNVRPQNNINAGRHQAYRNELYDRTAGYDVPRQVMRQNFATNGSSAKRHLHLDLNPNRPRYTTASRPHRQRSFDDTESYHYNNFRYENIYEQIHEEPIYRNASAAGQNSTRLYSRLGVIGHGVGRIERHLSSSCGNIDHYNLGGHYAVLGHSHLGTVGHIRLNTTGAAPNNSKDASNTKSLNFFSCLSRENSQSMTNIHREASASTAANNFATSANSSSSASAPAATTASSRPTGTIPKTKIKNNQKSDAQEESAKGHDSTLNRISKSSLQWLLVNKWLPLWIGQGPDYNILDFNFMFSRNCGGCSNNTVNQEQGVVRFNGHAEMRPRTDPSIARRAFSNGASGRPMRINHSLNRLREYDHPAIRRDGSLDDRRRDGVYDRPRHRDEYLERSMRARSEGSHDGSTYSDPFRNWELNTENNSFRPAASAARGIRRITDGTYPNNGSSSSPAVSRQNSANQEPLPQQQQQQQPAASKTMERVYSPRLVLDSRTESGNESPSPDMGRRYSDNTEDDQNDDDRGENNSNDDNENSV, from the exons ATGCTCTCGTTGGGAGCTCTGTTGACAAAATATACATTTGGTGTGATGAGTAATTTTCATCCAATTTGCAATGGGTCAGCACCCGAAGGCACTCTCGAAAGAGGAAG CGGTCTGCATCTGTTTCGCTATGCCAGTCAAAATTCGCTGGATGAAAGTTCGCAGAACAAAGTTCCTCGATCCAACAAAGACAAAACAACCGGTTCGTACAGGAACAATCAACATACGGTCAAATCGTTTGATTCAATGAACGAGATGAGAAA ACAAAATCTCCTCTGTGATGTGACACTAGTAGCTGAAGGCATGGAAATTTCAGCCCATAAAATGGTATTGGCCTCATGCAGCCCGTACTTCTACGCAATGTTCACTGGCTTCGAAGAGTCTCGACAAGATCGAATAACACTGCAAGGTGTTGACTACCATGCACTGCAATTGCTCATCGAATATGTGTACACATCACTGGTAGAAGTGACCGAGGACAATGTTCAAGTCCTTTTGACTGCCGCTAATTTACTGCAATTGACTGACGTTCGGGACGCTTGTTGTGATTATTTACAGTCTCAATTGGATCCGAGCAATTGTTTGGGAATTCGTGATTTTGCTGATATGCACGGGTGCATTGACTTGTTAAACTATGCTGACAATTACATCGAACAACATTTTGC CGAGGTCGTCCAGTACGACGAATTCCTAAATCTAACACACGATCAGGTTGGAAATTTGATCAAAAGTGATCGCCTTATGGTTACCAG TGAGGAAAAGGTGTACGAAAGCGTTATAACGTGGATTCAATTCGACTCAACGCTGCGCCAGGACTATTTAGCCGAACTAATGGCCCACGTTCGGTTGCCTTTGTTGACACAGGAGTATTTGGTGACAAGAGtggaaaatgaaccgctactcAAAGTGGACCTGATGTGCAAAGATTTCATCATTGAGGCGTTGAAGTACCACTTACTGAAAGGAGAAgcgaaaaattcattcaaaacgcCGAGAACCATTCCACGGCAATCAATTGGAATGCCGAAAATTTTACTCGTTATTGGTGGTCAGGCACCAAAGGCGATTCGTTCGGTTGAGTGCTACGATTTGAGAGAGGAAAAGTGGTACCAAgcagctgaaatgcctactcGTCGTTGTCG TGCTGGACTTGCCGTTCTTGGTGAAAAGGTTTATGCGGTTGGTGGATTCAATGGCAGTCTGCGAGTACGCACTGTCGACGTTTACGATCCTACAACTGATACTTGGAGTCAGTGCAGTTCCATGGAAGCGAGACGATCTACACTCGGTGTGGCAGTTTTGAACGGATGTATTTACGCAGTGGGCGGCTTTGATGGTTCAACCGGGCTCAGCTCAGCGGAAATTTTTGATGTTCGTACACAAGAATGGCGTATGATTGCTACAATGTCAACGCGACGAAGTTCAGTGGGTGTTGGTGTTGTGAACAATTTGTTGTATGCCGTGGGAGGCTATGATGGTGCGTCGAGACAGTGCTTGAGCACTGTGGAACGTTATAACAGTGCGTCGAACACTTGGTCACAAATCGCCGAAATGACAGCTAGACGAAGCGGAGCTGGCGTCGGagttttgaataatattttatatgcTGTCGGTGGTCATGATGGTCCGCTGGTTCGGAAGTCAGTCGAGTCCTACAATCCTGATACGAATACGTGGACACCAGTAGCTGATATGTCATTTTGTCGGAGGAATGCTGGTGTTGTGGcccatgaaaatatgttgtATGTTGTTGGCGGCGATGATGGAACATCTAATTTGTCTTCAGTTGAG gTTTACTGCCCGGAAACAGACGTTTGGCGAATTCTGCCGGCAAATATGGGAATCGGACGCAGTTATGCTGGAGTGTGTATGATTGATAAGCCATTGTGAATGGAACAGCAGGGTGCAGCAGCACG GTACGCAAATTGTGGAGACGACGAAAATAGTCAAGCAGAAGGAACAACATCTGAAGGCGCTGTCGGTTATCAACCAACTGATGCAAACGCCAACGCTAACAACAACACGTCCAATCCACATTACGAAAACATCTACGAATCCATTGacgctgctgctgctgctgcccCTGcggaaaatattaatattaatttGCAACCAAATGTTCGGCCACAAAATAACATTAATGCTGGCCGTCATCAGGCCTATCGAAACGAACTCTATGACCGGACGGCCGGATATGATGTGCCCAGACAAGTAATGCGACAGAATTTCGCAACGAACGGTTCGTCGGCAAAGAGACATTTGCATTTGGATCTCAATCCGAATAGGCCACGATACACCACAGCTAGTCGTCCGCATCGCCAACGTAGCTTCGACGACACAGAATCATATCATTACAATAACTTCAGGTACGAGAACATCTACGAGCAAATTCATGAGGAGCCGATTTATCGAAACGCCAGTGCAGCTGGACAAAATTCTACAAGATTGTATAGTAGGCTCGGTGTAATCGGGCATGGAGTCGGACGAATTGAACGACATTTGAGTTCATCTTGTGGAAATATCGATCATTACAATTTGGGAGGACACTATGCTGTGCTGGGTCACTCACATTTGGGAACTGTTGGCCACATTCGTCTTAATACCACTGGAGCGGCTCCAAACAATTCGAAGGATGCATCGAACACGAAGAGTTTAAACTTCTTCAGTTGTTTAAGTCGCGAGAATTCACAATCCATGACAAACATTCATCGGGAAGCCAGTGCATCGACTGCagcaaataattttgctacATCCGCCAATTCCTCCTCTTCAGCATCAGCACCAGCGGCAACAACAGCAAGCTCAAGGCCGACTGGAACCATACCGAAAACAAAGATAAAGAACAACCAAAAGTCGGACGCACAAGAAGAATCTGCTAAGGGGCACGACAGTACTTTAAATCGTATTTCGAAGTCATCGCTACAATGGCTGCTCGTGAACAAGTGGCTACCGTTGTGGATCGGCCAAGGACCCGACTACAACATCCTCGACTTTAATTTCATGTTTTCGAGAAATTGTGGCGGTTGTTCAAATAACACAGTCAATCAGGAACAAGGCGTTGTTCGATTCAACGGTCACGCCGAAATGCGACCCCGTACCGATCCTTCGATTGCTCGGCGTGCATTCAGTAACGGTGCGTCTGGTCGACCGATGCGCATCAATCATTCATTAAATCGACTGCGAGAATATGACCATCCAGCAATTCGCAGAGACGGATCTCTGGATGATAGACGACGGGATGGAGTCTATGACAGACCCCGACATCGTGACGAATATTTGGAGAGATCAATGCGTGCCAGATCTGAAGGATCACACGACGGCTCCACATACTCTGATCCGTTCAGAAATTGGGAACTGAACAccgaaaataattcatttcggCCGGCTGCGAGTGCTGCACGCGGAATCAGACGCATCACTGACGGAACATATCCGAACAACGGATCGTCTTCATCGCCTGCAGTAAGTCGCCAAAATTCAGCCAATCAGGAACCTTTACCccaacagcagcaacaacaacagcctGCCGCATCTAAGACGATGGAGCGTGTGTACAGTCCACGATTGGTATTGGATTCACGTACGGAGAGTGGTAATGAATCGCCATCGCCTGACATGGGCAGAAGATATTCTGACAATACAGAAGACGATCAGAATGACGACGATAGGGGTGAGAATAACTCAAATGATGATAATGAAAATAGTGTCTAA
- the LOC119085307 gene encoding ring canal kelch homolog isoform X2 has translation MLSLGALLTKYTFGVMSNFHPICNGSAPEGTLERGSGLHLFRYASQNSLDESSQNKVPRSNKDKTTGSYRNNQHTVKSFDSMNEMRKQNLLCDVTLVAEGMEISAHKMVLASCSPYFYAMFTGFEESRQDRITLQGVDYHALQLLIEYVYTSLVEVTEDNVQVLLTAANLLQLTDVRDACCDYLQSQLDPSNCLGIRDFADMHGCIDLLNYADNYIEQHFAEVVQYDEFLNLTHDQVGNLIKSDRLMVTSEEKVYESVITWIQFDSTLRQDYLAELMAHVRLPLLTQEYLVTRVENEPLLKVDLMCKDFIIEALKYHLLKGEAKNSFKTPRTIPRQSIGMPKILLVIGGQAPKAIRSVECYDLREEKWYQAAEMPTRRCRAGLAVLGEKVYAVGGFNGSLRVRTVDVYDPTTDTWSQCSSMEARRSTLGVAVLNGCIYAVGGFDGSTGLSSAEIFDVRTQEWRMIATMSTRRSSVGVGVVNNLLYAVGGYDGASRQCLSTVERYNSASNTWSQIAEMTARRSGAGVGVLNNILYAVGGHDGPLVRKSVESYNPDTNTWTPVADMSFCRRNAGVVAHENMLYVVGGDDGTSNLSSVEVYCPETDVWRILPANMGIGRSYAGVCMIDKPL, from the exons ATGCTCTCGTTGGGAGCTCTGTTGACAAAATATACATTTGGTGTGATGAGTAATTTTCATCCAATTTGCAATGGGTCAGCACCCGAAGGCACTCTCGAAAGAGGAAG CGGTCTGCATCTGTTTCGCTATGCCAGTCAAAATTCGCTGGATGAAAGTTCGCAGAACAAAGTTCCTCGATCCAACAAAGACAAAACAACCGGTTCGTACAGGAACAATCAACATACGGTCAAATCGTTTGATTCAATGAACGAGATGAGAAA ACAAAATCTCCTCTGTGATGTGACACTAGTAGCTGAAGGCATGGAAATTTCAGCCCATAAAATGGTATTGGCCTCATGCAGCCCGTACTTCTACGCAATGTTCACTGGCTTCGAAGAGTCTCGACAAGATCGAATAACACTGCAAGGTGTTGACTACCATGCACTGCAATTGCTCATCGAATATGTGTACACATCACTGGTAGAAGTGACCGAGGACAATGTTCAAGTCCTTTTGACTGCCGCTAATTTACTGCAATTGACTGACGTTCGGGACGCTTGTTGTGATTATTTACAGTCTCAATTGGATCCGAGCAATTGTTTGGGAATTCGTGATTTTGCTGATATGCACGGGTGCATTGACTTGTTAAACTATGCTGACAATTACATCGAACAACATTTTGC CGAGGTCGTCCAGTACGACGAATTCCTAAATCTAACACACGATCAGGTTGGAAATTTGATCAAAAGTGATCGCCTTATGGTTACCAG TGAGGAAAAGGTGTACGAAAGCGTTATAACGTGGATTCAATTCGACTCAACGCTGCGCCAGGACTATTTAGCCGAACTAATGGCCCACGTTCGGTTGCCTTTGTTGACACAGGAGTATTTGGTGACAAGAGtggaaaatgaaccgctactcAAAGTGGACCTGATGTGCAAAGATTTCATCATTGAGGCGTTGAAGTACCACTTACTGAAAGGAGAAgcgaaaaattcattcaaaacgcCGAGAACCATTCCACGGCAATCAATTGGAATGCCGAAAATTTTACTCGTTATTGGTGGTCAGGCACCAAAGGCGATTCGTTCGGTTGAGTGCTACGATTTGAGAGAGGAAAAGTGGTACCAAgcagctgaaatgcctactcGTCGTTGTCG TGCTGGACTTGCCGTTCTTGGTGAAAAGGTTTATGCGGTTGGTGGATTCAATGGCAGTCTGCGAGTACGCACTGTCGACGTTTACGATCCTACAACTGATACTTGGAGTCAGTGCAGTTCCATGGAAGCGAGACGATCTACACTCGGTGTGGCAGTTTTGAACGGATGTATTTACGCAGTGGGCGGCTTTGATGGTTCAACCGGGCTCAGCTCAGCGGAAATTTTTGATGTTCGTACACAAGAATGGCGTATGATTGCTACAATGTCAACGCGACGAAGTTCAGTGGGTGTTGGTGTTGTGAACAATTTGTTGTATGCCGTGGGAGGCTATGATGGTGCGTCGAGACAGTGCTTGAGCACTGTGGAACGTTATAACAGTGCGTCGAACACTTGGTCACAAATCGCCGAAATGACAGCTAGACGAAGCGGAGCTGGCGTCGGagttttgaataatattttatatgcTGTCGGTGGTCATGATGGTCCGCTGGTTCGGAAGTCAGTCGAGTCCTACAATCCTGATACGAATACGTGGACACCAGTAGCTGATATGTCATTTTGTCGGAGGAATGCTGGTGTTGTGGcccatgaaaatatgttgtATGTTGTTGGCGGCGATGATGGAACATCTAATTTGTCTTCAGTTGAG gTTTACTGCCCGGAAACAGACGTTTGGCGAATTCTGCCGGCAAATATGGGAATCGGACGCAGTTATGCTGGAGTGTGTATGATTGATAAGCCATTGTGA